The following are encoded together in the Primulina tabacum isolate GXHZ01 chromosome 18, ASM2559414v2, whole genome shotgun sequence genome:
- the LOC142533575 gene encoding 5'-3' exoribonuclease 3-like isoform X4, with protein sequence MGIPAFYRWLCNTFPDAVVDVTEDPPTFINGVKVPVDTTRPNPNGMEFDNLYLDMNNIIHPCFHPENLASPESYDQVFKSVFKYVDRIFSLIRPRKLLYMAIDGVAPRAKMNQQRARRFRTAKDAADEASITDKLRGSCTKEGTSRGTEGLDSNVITPGTEFMELLSSALRYYINLRMNHDPGWQGIEVILSDASVPVEGEHKIMSYIRLQRNIPGFDPNTRHCLYGLDADLIMLGLAAHEVHFSILREVSRKHKDPKRKNKAEVHNLKQRAGPYRQLESHLARQKFQLFNLWILREGLAEHLKIPNPRVKVDTERLVDDFVLMCVFVGNDFIPHVPSLDISEGAISLLMRVYRKEFIRMGGYLTDSFEVNLERLEHFLQVIASREVSTFRMRRKKQRTSEMGDGTGLVPDNVSVEGHNPENHSSEKESVISSNHVASEARILDKVKLGEVGWKERYYNEKFEVQTAEDRESVTKHAVLKYVEGISWVMHYYYEGVCSWQCLGQLKIHFSLGKPFKPFSQLMGVLPAASGQALPLFYRKLMIDPSSPILDFYPTDFELELNVGKPAWQAICKLPFIDECRLLNEISKVQHTLTDEEKWRNTLGLDRLFVHESHPLAAKISAFSERNKNNPKLNKVKVKRKINPKSSSGMNGYIYLCNKPICPAEISSPFCDMEMIMKNRVISVFYKFPTFHPHIARLPEGVTMPEMSISRHELLLPSFIRRKRKAIDHRRFARRPSPPPPPLEGRSTVAISAQPLDAESALASSHPFVAGPSPSNVLSRPLPPTPPLRATVRPMMAISYQYLVAESASASSQTSVAVSSRADAHSLVAGSSSASTHGDSRKPKRSRSQKRRAQRKRRKLNAIASQQIICPV encoded by the exons ATGGGAATCCCGGCGTTTTACCGGTGGTTATGTAATACGTTCCCGGATGCAGTAGTGGACGTGACGGAAGATCCTCCCACCTTCATTAACGGCGTTAAAGTCCCTGTTGATACCACGAGGCCGAACCCCAATGGCATGGAGTTCGACAATCTCTATCTCGACATGAACAACATTATTCACCCCTGCTTTCATCccgaaaatttg GCTTCTCCGGAGAGTTATGATCAAGTGTTTAAGTCGGTGTTTAAGTACGTTGATCGAATATTTTCATTGATCAGGCCTCGCAAGCTTCTGTACATGGCAATTG ATGGTGTGGCACCGAGGGCCAAGATGAATCAGCAGCGTGCTAGACGATTCAGAACCGCTAAAGATGCGGCTGATGAG GCCTCAATAACGGATAAACTGAGAGGTAGCTGCACAAAGGAAGGTACATCTCGGGGAACTGAAGGTTTAGATTCAAATGTAATTACCCCTGGGACTGAATTTATGGAATTACTGTCATCTGCTCTTCGGTATTATATAAATTTGAGGATGAACCATGATCCAGGTTGGCAAGGGATCGAG GTGATCCTTTCTGATGCCAGTGTCCCTGTTGAGGGAGAGCATAAAATTATGTCTTACATTCGGCTGCAAAGAAATATTCCAGGATTCGATCCAAACACACGACATTGTTTATATGGACTG GATGCAGATTTGATCATGCTTGGTTTGGCTGCCCATGAGGTTCACTTCTCTATTCTAAGAGAG GTTTCTAGAAAACACAAAGATCCCAAGAGGAAAAATAAAGCAGAAGTTCATAACCTGAAGCAACGTGCTGGTCCGTATCGACAACTGGAATCCCATTTAGCGAGACAAAAATTCCAG TTATTCAATTTGTGGATACTGAGGGAAGGATTGGCAGAACACCTGAAAATACCAAATCCAAGAGTTAAAGTAGATACCGAGCGATTAGTAGATGATTTCGTTCTCATGTGTGTATTTGTCGGAAATGACTTTATACCTCATGTGCCATCATTAGATATATCAGAG GGAGCTATCAGCTTGCTTATGCGTGTCTACAGAAAAGAGTTTATTCGGATGGGTGGTTACCTTACTGATTCTTTTGAG GTAAATTTGGAAAGATTGGAACACTTTTTACAAGTTATCGCTTCACGTGAGGTTTCAACTTTTAGGATGCGGAGGAAG aAGCAAAGAACATCAGAAATGGGCGATGGGACTGGACTCGTCCCTGATAACGTGAGTGTGGAGGGACACAATCCGGAAAAT CATTCCAGTGAGAAAGAGAGTGTCATTTCCTCCAATCATGTGGCGTCTGAAGCTAGGATCCTGGACAAG GTTAAATTAGGAGAAGTTGGTTGGAAGGAGAGATACTACAATGAAAAATTTGAGGTTCAAACAGCTGAAGACCGTGAGAGTGTTACTAAACATGCT GTCTTGAAATATGTTGAAGGGATCAGTTGGgttatgcattattattatgAAGGTGTATGCTCCTGGCAATG TCTTGGCCAGCTCAAAATCCATTTTTCCCTGGGAAAACCCTTTAAACCTTTCAGCCAATTAATGGGTGTGCTCCCTGCTGCCAG CGGACAAGCACTTCCATTGTTCTACAGGAAATTAATGATTGATCCATCATCCCCTATTTTGGATTTTTATCCTACTG ATTTTGAGCTCGAATTGAACGTGGGGAAGCCAGCTTGGCAG GCTATTTGTAAGCTACCTTTTATTGATGAATGCCGGCTTCTTAACGAAATTTCAAAAGTGCAACATACATTGACG GATGAAGAGAAGTGGAGGAACACTTTGGGCCTTGATAGACTTTTTGTTCATGAGTCACATCCCTTAGCGGCAAAAATATCTGCCTTCTCGGAGCGGAACAAAAATAATCCGAAGTTGAATAAAGTAAAAGTGAAGAGGAAAATTAATCCTAAATCCAG TAGTGGAATGAACGGTTATATCTACCTCTGCAATAAGCCCATTTGTCCCGCTGAAATCTCTTCCCCTTTCTGTGACATGGAGatgatcatgaaaaatagaGTGAT ATCGGTCTTCTACAAGTTTCCAACTTTTCATCCTCACATCGCGAGACTACCAGAAGGAGTGACCATGCCTGAAATG TCTATTAGCAGGCATGAATTGCTACTTCCAAGTTTCATTAGGCGCAAGAGAAAGGCTATTGATCACCGCAGGTTTGCCAGAAG GCCCTCGCCACCCCCTCCTCCTTTGGAAGGACGATCTACAGTAGCAATATCGGCCCAACCCTTAGATGCTGAATCTGCTTTAGCCAGCTCTCATCCCTTCGTTGCTGGCCCCTCCCCCTCCAACGTCCTATCCAGGCCCTTACCACCCACTCCTCCCTTACGAGCCACAGTACGACCTATGATGGCAATATCTTATCAATACTTAGTTGCCGAATCTGCCTCCGCCAGCTCTCAGACCTCAGTAGCTGTATCCTCCCGAGCCGATGCACATTCTTTAGTTGCTGGATCATCCTCGGCCAGCACCCATGGAGACAGTCGAAAACCCAAAAGAAGTAGATCTCAAAAGAGGAGGGCCCAACGTAAAAGGAGAAAATTGAATGCCATTGCATCACAGCAAATTATATGTCCCGTGTGA
- the LOC142533575 gene encoding 5'-3' exoribonuclease 3-like isoform X2 — MGIPAFYRWLCNTFPDAVVDVTEDPPTFINGVKVPVDTTRPNPNGMEFDNLYLDMNNIIHPCFHPENLASPESYDQVFKSVFKYVDRIFSLIRPRKLLYMAIDGVAPRAKMNQQRARRFRTAKDAADEASITDKLRGSCTKEGTSRGTEGLDSNVITPGTEFMELLSSALRYYINLRMNHDPGWQGIEVILSDASVPVEGEHKIMSYIRLQRNIPGFDPNTRHCLYGLDADLIMLGLAAHEVHFSILREVSRKHKDPKRKNKAEVHNLKQRAGPYRQLESHLARQKFQLFNLWILREGLAEHLKIPNPRVKVDTERLVDDFVLMCVFVGNDFIPHVPSLDISEGAISLLMRVYRKEFIRMGGYLTDSFEVNLERLEHFLQVIASREVSTFRMRRKKQRTSEMGDGTGLVPDNHSSEKESVISSNHVASEARILDKVKLGEVGWKERYYNEKFEVQTAEDRESVTKHAVLKYVEGISWVMHYYYEGVCSWQWFYPYHYAPFASDFRSLGQLKIHFSLGKPFKPFSQLMGVLPAASGQALPLFYRKLMIDPSSPILDFYPTDFELELNVGKPAWQAICKLPFIDECRLLNEISKVQHTLTDEEKWRNTLGLDRLFVHESHPLAAKISAFSERNKNNPKLNKVKVKRKINPKSSSGMNGYIYLCNKPICPAEISSPFCDMEMIMKNRVISVFYKFPTFHPHIARLPEGVTMPEMSISRHELLLPSFIRRKRKAIDHRRFARRPSPPPPPLEGRSTVAISAQPLDAESALASSHPFVAGPSPSNVLSRPLPPTPPLRATVRPMMAISYQYLVAESASASSQTSVAVSSRADAHSLVAGSSSASTHGDSRKPKRSRSQKRRAQRKRRKLNAIASQQIICPV, encoded by the exons ATGGGAATCCCGGCGTTTTACCGGTGGTTATGTAATACGTTCCCGGATGCAGTAGTGGACGTGACGGAAGATCCTCCCACCTTCATTAACGGCGTTAAAGTCCCTGTTGATACCACGAGGCCGAACCCCAATGGCATGGAGTTCGACAATCTCTATCTCGACATGAACAACATTATTCACCCCTGCTTTCATCccgaaaatttg GCTTCTCCGGAGAGTTATGATCAAGTGTTTAAGTCGGTGTTTAAGTACGTTGATCGAATATTTTCATTGATCAGGCCTCGCAAGCTTCTGTACATGGCAATTG ATGGTGTGGCACCGAGGGCCAAGATGAATCAGCAGCGTGCTAGACGATTCAGAACCGCTAAAGATGCGGCTGATGAG GCCTCAATAACGGATAAACTGAGAGGTAGCTGCACAAAGGAAGGTACATCTCGGGGAACTGAAGGTTTAGATTCAAATGTAATTACCCCTGGGACTGAATTTATGGAATTACTGTCATCTGCTCTTCGGTATTATATAAATTTGAGGATGAACCATGATCCAGGTTGGCAAGGGATCGAG GTGATCCTTTCTGATGCCAGTGTCCCTGTTGAGGGAGAGCATAAAATTATGTCTTACATTCGGCTGCAAAGAAATATTCCAGGATTCGATCCAAACACACGACATTGTTTATATGGACTG GATGCAGATTTGATCATGCTTGGTTTGGCTGCCCATGAGGTTCACTTCTCTATTCTAAGAGAG GTTTCTAGAAAACACAAAGATCCCAAGAGGAAAAATAAAGCAGAAGTTCATAACCTGAAGCAACGTGCTGGTCCGTATCGACAACTGGAATCCCATTTAGCGAGACAAAAATTCCAG TTATTCAATTTGTGGATACTGAGGGAAGGATTGGCAGAACACCTGAAAATACCAAATCCAAGAGTTAAAGTAGATACCGAGCGATTAGTAGATGATTTCGTTCTCATGTGTGTATTTGTCGGAAATGACTTTATACCTCATGTGCCATCATTAGATATATCAGAG GGAGCTATCAGCTTGCTTATGCGTGTCTACAGAAAAGAGTTTATTCGGATGGGTGGTTACCTTACTGATTCTTTTGAG GTAAATTTGGAAAGATTGGAACACTTTTTACAAGTTATCGCTTCACGTGAGGTTTCAACTTTTAGGATGCGGAGGAAG aAGCAAAGAACATCAGAAATGGGCGATGGGACTGGACTCGTCCCTGATAAC CATTCCAGTGAGAAAGAGAGTGTCATTTCCTCCAATCATGTGGCGTCTGAAGCTAGGATCCTGGACAAG GTTAAATTAGGAGAAGTTGGTTGGAAGGAGAGATACTACAATGAAAAATTTGAGGTTCAAACAGCTGAAGACCGTGAGAGTGTTACTAAACATGCT GTCTTGAAATATGTTGAAGGGATCAGTTGGgttatgcattattattatgAAGGTGTATGCTCCTGGCAATG GTTTTATCCCTATCATTATGCTCCATTTGCTTCTGATTTTCGTAGTCTTGGCCAGCTCAAAATCCATTTTTCCCTGGGAAAACCCTTTAAACCTTTCAGCCAATTAATGGGTGTGCTCCCTGCTGCCAG CGGACAAGCACTTCCATTGTTCTACAGGAAATTAATGATTGATCCATCATCCCCTATTTTGGATTTTTATCCTACTG ATTTTGAGCTCGAATTGAACGTGGGGAAGCCAGCTTGGCAG GCTATTTGTAAGCTACCTTTTATTGATGAATGCCGGCTTCTTAACGAAATTTCAAAAGTGCAACATACATTGACG GATGAAGAGAAGTGGAGGAACACTTTGGGCCTTGATAGACTTTTTGTTCATGAGTCACATCCCTTAGCGGCAAAAATATCTGCCTTCTCGGAGCGGAACAAAAATAATCCGAAGTTGAATAAAGTAAAAGTGAAGAGGAAAATTAATCCTAAATCCAG TAGTGGAATGAACGGTTATATCTACCTCTGCAATAAGCCCATTTGTCCCGCTGAAATCTCTTCCCCTTTCTGTGACATGGAGatgatcatgaaaaatagaGTGAT ATCGGTCTTCTACAAGTTTCCAACTTTTCATCCTCACATCGCGAGACTACCAGAAGGAGTGACCATGCCTGAAATG TCTATTAGCAGGCATGAATTGCTACTTCCAAGTTTCATTAGGCGCAAGAGAAAGGCTATTGATCACCGCAGGTTTGCCAGAAG GCCCTCGCCACCCCCTCCTCCTTTGGAAGGACGATCTACAGTAGCAATATCGGCCCAACCCTTAGATGCTGAATCTGCTTTAGCCAGCTCTCATCCCTTCGTTGCTGGCCCCTCCCCCTCCAACGTCCTATCCAGGCCCTTACCACCCACTCCTCCCTTACGAGCCACAGTACGACCTATGATGGCAATATCTTATCAATACTTAGTTGCCGAATCTGCCTCCGCCAGCTCTCAGACCTCAGTAGCTGTATCCTCCCGAGCCGATGCACATTCTTTAGTTGCTGGATCATCCTCGGCCAGCACCCATGGAGACAGTCGAAAACCCAAAAGAAGTAGATCTCAAAAGAGGAGGGCCCAACGTAAAAGGAGAAAATTGAATGCCATTGCATCACAGCAAATTATATGTCCCGTGTGA
- the LOC142533575 gene encoding 5'-3' exoribonuclease 3-like isoform X3 — MGIPAFYRWLCNTFPDAVVDVTEDPPTFINGVKVPVDTTRPNPNGMEFDNLYLDMNNIIHPCFHPENLASPESYDQVFKSVFKYVDRIFSLIRPRKLLYMAIDGVAPRAKMNQQRARRFRTAKDAADEASITDKLRGSCTKEGTSRGTEGLDSNVITPGTEFMELLSSALRYYINLRMNHDPGWQGIEVILSDASVPVEGEHKIMSYIRLQRNIPGFDPNTRHCLYGLDADLIMLGLAAHEVHFSILREVSRKHKDPKRKNKAEVHNLKQRAGPYRQLESHLARQKFQLFNLWILREGLAEHLKIPNPRVKVDTERLVDDFVLMCVFVGNDFIPHVPSLDISEGAISLLMRVYRKEFIRMGGYLTDSFEVNLERLEHFLQVIASREVSTFRMRRKKQRTSEMGDGTGLVPDNVSVEGHNPENHSSEKESVISSNHVASEARILDKVKLGEVGWKERYYNEKFEVQTAEDRESVTKHAVLKYVEGISWVMHYYYEGVCSWQWFVLFCYLLKIHFSLGKPFKPFSQLMGVLPAASGQALPLFYRKLMIDPSSPILDFYPTDFELELNVGKPAWQAICKLPFIDECRLLNEISKVQHTLTDEEKWRNTLGLDRLFVHESHPLAAKISAFSERNKNNPKLNKVKVKRKINPKSSSGMNGYIYLCNKPICPAEISSPFCDMEMIMKNRVISVFYKFPTFHPHIARLPEGVTMPEMSISRHELLLPSFIRRKRKAIDHRRFARRPSPPPPPLEGRSTVAISAQPLDAESALASSHPFVAGPSPSNVLSRPLPPTPPLRATVRPMMAISYQYLVAESASASSQTSVAVSSRADAHSLVAGSSSASTHGDSRKPKRSRSQKRRAQRKRRKLNAIASQQIICPV; from the exons ATGGGAATCCCGGCGTTTTACCGGTGGTTATGTAATACGTTCCCGGATGCAGTAGTGGACGTGACGGAAGATCCTCCCACCTTCATTAACGGCGTTAAAGTCCCTGTTGATACCACGAGGCCGAACCCCAATGGCATGGAGTTCGACAATCTCTATCTCGACATGAACAACATTATTCACCCCTGCTTTCATCccgaaaatttg GCTTCTCCGGAGAGTTATGATCAAGTGTTTAAGTCGGTGTTTAAGTACGTTGATCGAATATTTTCATTGATCAGGCCTCGCAAGCTTCTGTACATGGCAATTG ATGGTGTGGCACCGAGGGCCAAGATGAATCAGCAGCGTGCTAGACGATTCAGAACCGCTAAAGATGCGGCTGATGAG GCCTCAATAACGGATAAACTGAGAGGTAGCTGCACAAAGGAAGGTACATCTCGGGGAACTGAAGGTTTAGATTCAAATGTAATTACCCCTGGGACTGAATTTATGGAATTACTGTCATCTGCTCTTCGGTATTATATAAATTTGAGGATGAACCATGATCCAGGTTGGCAAGGGATCGAG GTGATCCTTTCTGATGCCAGTGTCCCTGTTGAGGGAGAGCATAAAATTATGTCTTACATTCGGCTGCAAAGAAATATTCCAGGATTCGATCCAAACACACGACATTGTTTATATGGACTG GATGCAGATTTGATCATGCTTGGTTTGGCTGCCCATGAGGTTCACTTCTCTATTCTAAGAGAG GTTTCTAGAAAACACAAAGATCCCAAGAGGAAAAATAAAGCAGAAGTTCATAACCTGAAGCAACGTGCTGGTCCGTATCGACAACTGGAATCCCATTTAGCGAGACAAAAATTCCAG TTATTCAATTTGTGGATACTGAGGGAAGGATTGGCAGAACACCTGAAAATACCAAATCCAAGAGTTAAAGTAGATACCGAGCGATTAGTAGATGATTTCGTTCTCATGTGTGTATTTGTCGGAAATGACTTTATACCTCATGTGCCATCATTAGATATATCAGAG GGAGCTATCAGCTTGCTTATGCGTGTCTACAGAAAAGAGTTTATTCGGATGGGTGGTTACCTTACTGATTCTTTTGAG GTAAATTTGGAAAGATTGGAACACTTTTTACAAGTTATCGCTTCACGTGAGGTTTCAACTTTTAGGATGCGGAGGAAG aAGCAAAGAACATCAGAAATGGGCGATGGGACTGGACTCGTCCCTGATAACGTGAGTGTGGAGGGACACAATCCGGAAAAT CATTCCAGTGAGAAAGAGAGTGTCATTTCCTCCAATCATGTGGCGTCTGAAGCTAGGATCCTGGACAAG GTTAAATTAGGAGAAGTTGGTTGGAAGGAGAGATACTACAATGAAAAATTTGAGGTTCAAACAGCTGAAGACCGTGAGAGTGTTACTAAACATGCT GTCTTGAAATATGTTGAAGGGATCAGTTGGgttatgcattattattatgAAGGTGTATGCTCCTGGCAATGGTTTGTTCTCTTCTGCTACTTG CTCAAAATCCATTTTTCCCTGGGAAAACCCTTTAAACCTTTCAGCCAATTAATGGGTGTGCTCCCTGCTGCCAG CGGACAAGCACTTCCATTGTTCTACAGGAAATTAATGATTGATCCATCATCCCCTATTTTGGATTTTTATCCTACTG ATTTTGAGCTCGAATTGAACGTGGGGAAGCCAGCTTGGCAG GCTATTTGTAAGCTACCTTTTATTGATGAATGCCGGCTTCTTAACGAAATTTCAAAAGTGCAACATACATTGACG GATGAAGAGAAGTGGAGGAACACTTTGGGCCTTGATAGACTTTTTGTTCATGAGTCACATCCCTTAGCGGCAAAAATATCTGCCTTCTCGGAGCGGAACAAAAATAATCCGAAGTTGAATAAAGTAAAAGTGAAGAGGAAAATTAATCCTAAATCCAG TAGTGGAATGAACGGTTATATCTACCTCTGCAATAAGCCCATTTGTCCCGCTGAAATCTCTTCCCCTTTCTGTGACATGGAGatgatcatgaaaaatagaGTGAT ATCGGTCTTCTACAAGTTTCCAACTTTTCATCCTCACATCGCGAGACTACCAGAAGGAGTGACCATGCCTGAAATG TCTATTAGCAGGCATGAATTGCTACTTCCAAGTTTCATTAGGCGCAAGAGAAAGGCTATTGATCACCGCAGGTTTGCCAGAAG GCCCTCGCCACCCCCTCCTCCTTTGGAAGGACGATCTACAGTAGCAATATCGGCCCAACCCTTAGATGCTGAATCTGCTTTAGCCAGCTCTCATCCCTTCGTTGCTGGCCCCTCCCCCTCCAACGTCCTATCCAGGCCCTTACCACCCACTCCTCCCTTACGAGCCACAGTACGACCTATGATGGCAATATCTTATCAATACTTAGTTGCCGAATCTGCCTCCGCCAGCTCTCAGACCTCAGTAGCTGTATCCTCCCGAGCCGATGCACATTCTTTAGTTGCTGGATCATCCTCGGCCAGCACCCATGGAGACAGTCGAAAACCCAAAAGAAGTAGATCTCAAAAGAGGAGGGCCCAACGTAAAAGGAGAAAATTGAATGCCATTGCATCACAGCAAATTATATGTCCCGTGTGA
- the LOC142533575 gene encoding 5'-3' exoribonuclease 3-like isoform X1: protein MGIPAFYRWLCNTFPDAVVDVTEDPPTFINGVKVPVDTTRPNPNGMEFDNLYLDMNNIIHPCFHPENLASPESYDQVFKSVFKYVDRIFSLIRPRKLLYMAIDGVAPRAKMNQQRARRFRTAKDAADEASITDKLRGSCTKEGTSRGTEGLDSNVITPGTEFMELLSSALRYYINLRMNHDPGWQGIEVILSDASVPVEGEHKIMSYIRLQRNIPGFDPNTRHCLYGLDADLIMLGLAAHEVHFSILREVSRKHKDPKRKNKAEVHNLKQRAGPYRQLESHLARQKFQLFNLWILREGLAEHLKIPNPRVKVDTERLVDDFVLMCVFVGNDFIPHVPSLDISEGAISLLMRVYRKEFIRMGGYLTDSFEVNLERLEHFLQVIASREVSTFRMRRKKQRTSEMGDGTGLVPDNVSVEGHNPENHSSEKESVISSNHVASEARILDKVKLGEVGWKERYYNEKFEVQTAEDRESVTKHAVLKYVEGISWVMHYYYEGVCSWQWFYPYHYAPFASDFRSLGQLKIHFSLGKPFKPFSQLMGVLPAASGQALPLFYRKLMIDPSSPILDFYPTDFELELNVGKPAWQAICKLPFIDECRLLNEISKVQHTLTDEEKWRNTLGLDRLFVHESHPLAAKISAFSERNKNNPKLNKVKVKRKINPKSSSGMNGYIYLCNKPICPAEISSPFCDMEMIMKNRVISVFYKFPTFHPHIARLPEGVTMPEMSISRHELLLPSFIRRKRKAIDHRRFARRPSPPPPPLEGRSTVAISAQPLDAESALASSHPFVAGPSPSNVLSRPLPPTPPLRATVRPMMAISYQYLVAESASASSQTSVAVSSRADAHSLVAGSSSASTHGDSRKPKRSRSQKRRAQRKRRKLNAIASQQIICPV from the exons ATGGGAATCCCGGCGTTTTACCGGTGGTTATGTAATACGTTCCCGGATGCAGTAGTGGACGTGACGGAAGATCCTCCCACCTTCATTAACGGCGTTAAAGTCCCTGTTGATACCACGAGGCCGAACCCCAATGGCATGGAGTTCGACAATCTCTATCTCGACATGAACAACATTATTCACCCCTGCTTTCATCccgaaaatttg GCTTCTCCGGAGAGTTATGATCAAGTGTTTAAGTCGGTGTTTAAGTACGTTGATCGAATATTTTCATTGATCAGGCCTCGCAAGCTTCTGTACATGGCAATTG ATGGTGTGGCACCGAGGGCCAAGATGAATCAGCAGCGTGCTAGACGATTCAGAACCGCTAAAGATGCGGCTGATGAG GCCTCAATAACGGATAAACTGAGAGGTAGCTGCACAAAGGAAGGTACATCTCGGGGAACTGAAGGTTTAGATTCAAATGTAATTACCCCTGGGACTGAATTTATGGAATTACTGTCATCTGCTCTTCGGTATTATATAAATTTGAGGATGAACCATGATCCAGGTTGGCAAGGGATCGAG GTGATCCTTTCTGATGCCAGTGTCCCTGTTGAGGGAGAGCATAAAATTATGTCTTACATTCGGCTGCAAAGAAATATTCCAGGATTCGATCCAAACACACGACATTGTTTATATGGACTG GATGCAGATTTGATCATGCTTGGTTTGGCTGCCCATGAGGTTCACTTCTCTATTCTAAGAGAG GTTTCTAGAAAACACAAAGATCCCAAGAGGAAAAATAAAGCAGAAGTTCATAACCTGAAGCAACGTGCTGGTCCGTATCGACAACTGGAATCCCATTTAGCGAGACAAAAATTCCAG TTATTCAATTTGTGGATACTGAGGGAAGGATTGGCAGAACACCTGAAAATACCAAATCCAAGAGTTAAAGTAGATACCGAGCGATTAGTAGATGATTTCGTTCTCATGTGTGTATTTGTCGGAAATGACTTTATACCTCATGTGCCATCATTAGATATATCAGAG GGAGCTATCAGCTTGCTTATGCGTGTCTACAGAAAAGAGTTTATTCGGATGGGTGGTTACCTTACTGATTCTTTTGAG GTAAATTTGGAAAGATTGGAACACTTTTTACAAGTTATCGCTTCACGTGAGGTTTCAACTTTTAGGATGCGGAGGAAG aAGCAAAGAACATCAGAAATGGGCGATGGGACTGGACTCGTCCCTGATAACGTGAGTGTGGAGGGACACAATCCGGAAAAT CATTCCAGTGAGAAAGAGAGTGTCATTTCCTCCAATCATGTGGCGTCTGAAGCTAGGATCCTGGACAAG GTTAAATTAGGAGAAGTTGGTTGGAAGGAGAGATACTACAATGAAAAATTTGAGGTTCAAACAGCTGAAGACCGTGAGAGTGTTACTAAACATGCT GTCTTGAAATATGTTGAAGGGATCAGTTGGgttatgcattattattatgAAGGTGTATGCTCCTGGCAATG GTTTTATCCCTATCATTATGCTCCATTTGCTTCTGATTTTCGTAGTCTTGGCCAGCTCAAAATCCATTTTTCCCTGGGAAAACCCTTTAAACCTTTCAGCCAATTAATGGGTGTGCTCCCTGCTGCCAG CGGACAAGCACTTCCATTGTTCTACAGGAAATTAATGATTGATCCATCATCCCCTATTTTGGATTTTTATCCTACTG ATTTTGAGCTCGAATTGAACGTGGGGAAGCCAGCTTGGCAG GCTATTTGTAAGCTACCTTTTATTGATGAATGCCGGCTTCTTAACGAAATTTCAAAAGTGCAACATACATTGACG GATGAAGAGAAGTGGAGGAACACTTTGGGCCTTGATAGACTTTTTGTTCATGAGTCACATCCCTTAGCGGCAAAAATATCTGCCTTCTCGGAGCGGAACAAAAATAATCCGAAGTTGAATAAAGTAAAAGTGAAGAGGAAAATTAATCCTAAATCCAG TAGTGGAATGAACGGTTATATCTACCTCTGCAATAAGCCCATTTGTCCCGCTGAAATCTCTTCCCCTTTCTGTGACATGGAGatgatcatgaaaaatagaGTGAT ATCGGTCTTCTACAAGTTTCCAACTTTTCATCCTCACATCGCGAGACTACCAGAAGGAGTGACCATGCCTGAAATG TCTATTAGCAGGCATGAATTGCTACTTCCAAGTTTCATTAGGCGCAAGAGAAAGGCTATTGATCACCGCAGGTTTGCCAGAAG GCCCTCGCCACCCCCTCCTCCTTTGGAAGGACGATCTACAGTAGCAATATCGGCCCAACCCTTAGATGCTGAATCTGCTTTAGCCAGCTCTCATCCCTTCGTTGCTGGCCCCTCCCCCTCCAACGTCCTATCCAGGCCCTTACCACCCACTCCTCCCTTACGAGCCACAGTACGACCTATGATGGCAATATCTTATCAATACTTAGTTGCCGAATCTGCCTCCGCCAGCTCTCAGACCTCAGTAGCTGTATCCTCCCGAGCCGATGCACATTCTTTAGTTGCTGGATCATCCTCGGCCAGCACCCATGGAGACAGTCGAAAACCCAAAAGAAGTAGATCTCAAAAGAGGAGGGCCCAACGTAAAAGGAGAAAATTGAATGCCATTGCATCACAGCAAATTATATGTCCCGTGTGA